The Actinomyces sp. oral taxon 414 genome has a segment encoding these proteins:
- a CDS encoding pyridoxal phosphate-dependent aminotransferase: MSTPIPTPRSRVSARLAAISPSATLAVDAKAKALKAAGRPVIGFGAGEPDFPTPDYIVAAAIAAAKDPVNHKYSPAKGLPVLREAIAAKTLRDSGYAVSPDDVVVTNGGKQAVFQAFAALVDPGDEVILPTPYWTTYPEVIALAGGRAVEVFAGADQGYKVSVDQLEAARSPRTKALLVCSPSNPTGAVYTPAELTAIGRWALEHGIWVITDEIYEHLLYDGAESAHIVALVPELANQTVVLNGVAKTYAMTGWRVGWMIGPADVVRAVTNLQSHLTSNVANVCQRAALAAVSGDLSAVAAMRDAFDRRRRTMVDLLSSIKGLEVPVPRGAFYAYPSIESLIGRTLRGRPIDSSAALAELILEHAEVAVVPGEAFGRSGFIRLSYATGDEAIVEGVGRMAALLAEVE; this comes from the coding sequence GTGAGTACACCCATCCCAACACCCAGGAGCCGGGTCTCCGCCCGCCTCGCCGCCATCTCCCCCTCCGCCACCCTCGCCGTGGACGCCAAGGCCAAGGCCCTCAAGGCCGCCGGCCGCCCCGTCATCGGCTTCGGCGCCGGCGAGCCCGACTTCCCCACACCCGACTACATCGTCGCCGCCGCGATCGCCGCCGCGAAGGACCCCGTCAACCACAAGTACTCCCCCGCCAAGGGCCTGCCGGTCCTGCGCGAGGCCATCGCCGCCAAGACGCTGCGCGACTCGGGCTACGCGGTCTCCCCCGACGACGTCGTCGTCACCAACGGCGGCAAGCAGGCCGTCTTCCAGGCCTTCGCCGCCCTGGTCGACCCCGGCGACGAGGTCATTCTGCCCACCCCCTACTGGACCACCTACCCCGAGGTCATCGCCCTGGCCGGGGGCAGGGCCGTCGAGGTCTTCGCGGGCGCCGACCAGGGCTACAAGGTGAGCGTCGACCAGCTCGAGGCCGCCCGCTCCCCGCGCACCAAGGCCCTGCTCGTGTGCTCGCCCTCCAACCCCACCGGCGCGGTCTACACGCCCGCCGAGCTGACCGCCATCGGCCGGTGGGCCCTGGAGCACGGCATCTGGGTCATTACCGACGAGATCTACGAGCACCTGCTCTACGACGGCGCCGAGAGCGCCCACATCGTCGCCCTGGTCCCCGAGCTGGCGAACCAGACGGTCGTCCTCAACGGCGTGGCCAAGACCTACGCCATGACCGGCTGGCGCGTGGGCTGGATGATCGGCCCGGCCGACGTCGTGCGGGCCGTCACCAACCTCCAGTCGCACCTGACCTCCAACGTGGCCAACGTCTGCCAGCGGGCGGCGCTGGCGGCCGTGAGCGGGGACCTGTCCGCCGTGGCCGCCATGCGCGACGCCTTCGACCGGCGCCGCCGGACCATGGTGGACCTGCTCTCGAGCATCAAGGGCCTGGAGGTCCCCGTCCCCCGGGGCGCCTTCTACGCCTACCCCAGCATCGAGTCGCTCATCGGGCGCACCCTGCGCGGCCGCCCCATCGACTCCTCCGCCGCCCTGGCGGAGCTCATCCTGGAGCACGCCGAGGTCGCCGTCGTCCCCGGGGAGGCCTTCGGCCGCTCTGGCTTCATCCGCCTGTCCTACGCCACCGGCGACGAGGCCATTGTCGAGGGCGTGGGGCGCATGGCCGCCCTGCTCGCCGAGGTCGAGTGA
- a CDS encoding winged helix-turn-helix domain-containing protein, with product MPLLSTRVRTLRALSHPLRLRIIEELRGSDGPLRPKDLAQALGEPGNVVRYHVKTLRESGLATEVEGPEGAAAHERWYIASPSVESGVRSDDSDAATAAAFTDLMRTLHIRHAEALRAAEIAGLRPTAHADGAFWLLEEDAERFDARIGELFADLERASARAARARTEGVAARRYGFLADLYPDSPAHTPAPARRPDPV from the coding sequence ATGCCCCTCCTCTCCACACGCGTCCGCACCCTGCGAGCCCTGTCCCACCCCCTGCGGCTACGCATCATCGAGGAGCTGCGCGGCTCGGACGGGCCCCTGCGCCCCAAGGACCTGGCGCAGGCCCTCGGCGAACCGGGGAACGTGGTGCGCTACCACGTCAAGACCCTGCGCGAGTCCGGTCTTGCGACCGAGGTCGAGGGGCCGGAGGGGGCCGCCGCCCACGAGCGGTGGTACATCGCCTCCCCGAGCGTCGAGAGCGGCGTACGCAGCGACGACTCGGACGCCGCAACGGCCGCCGCCTTCACCGACCTCATGCGCACCCTCCACATCCGCCACGCCGAGGCCCTGCGCGCCGCCGAGATCGCCGGGCTGCGCCCCACCGCCCACGCCGACGGCGCCTTCTGGCTCCTGGAGGAGGACGCCGAACGGTTCGACGCCAGGATCGGCGAGCTCTTCGCCGATCTTGAGCGGGCCTCCGCCCGGGCCGCGCGGGCGCGCACCGAGGGCGTCGCCGCCCGTCGCTACGGCTTCCTCGCGGACCTCTACCCCGACTCCCCCGCCCACACCCCGGCCCCGGCGCGCCGCCCGGATCCCGTGTAA